A genomic stretch from Anticarsia gemmatalis isolate Benzon Research Colony breed Stoneville strain chromosome 26, ilAntGemm2 primary, whole genome shotgun sequence includes:
- the LOC142984195 gene encoding uncharacterized protein LOC142984195 has protein sequence MSSKQVHPLKNPRVRRMLLMVDNTDDHVATSSGASSKRSCANIVQESKVVESLCIKGITNYNLRDRPKPNYADNVKEVSDADFSPDCSEYLPSPERIAANRSRPSSTFSGHSGDSQCIDNILNTSKVIDTPSTISNLSLFLGNSDFIASSDTIYKNQHNSTIIDGVQYNDEKEFHDTNFINLSLVPSYALTDNLPSSDFEETLQPESVSEINESDITLTDICQNEQPGIRTELTQHSIDFEPSNLEEPSTSQNEKTYSRKRKVNEDQWCSKKNKLLKNSGQAYEGCHTKKRYPKKTMGPVCTCKMNCGSKFTSSERQDLFDKFYKLSDREHQWMYIIKHTTTENIKRMTLERKNNRTQTIKYFFSLNQVQVFVCKIFFLNTLSIHEQMVYTALEKFKTEESITDFRGKHNNRPRKMSSVTESSIEKHISLFPKVESHYTRKSSTREYLSQDLNISKMYRLYTGWFPQQNFVDAKMATKRQYETTFNTKYNYSFFKPKKDYCSTCFVYEQSSPSEKQALEESYRRHLHRKETIRQIKNEEKITIDKNDSTIAIFDLQKC, from the exons ATGTCATCGAAACAAGTTCACCCTTTGAAAAACCCTCGAGTAAGAAGAATGTTGTTGATGGTTGATAATACTGACGATCATGTTGCAACAA GTTCTGGAGCTTCTTCAAAAAGGAGCTGTGCTAATATCGTACAAGAAAGTAAAGTTGTAGAATCACTGTGCATCAAAGgaataactaattataatttacgaG ATCGACCAAAGCCAAATTACGCTGATAATGTTAAAGAAGTGAGTGATGCTGATTTTTCTCCGGATTGTTCAGAATATCTTCCAAGTCCAGAAAGGATTGCAGCCAATCGTTCAAGGCCATCAAGTACGTTTTCTGGTCATAGTGGAGATTCCCAATGCATAGATAACATTTTGAACACATCAAAGGTTATTGATACTCCCTCTACTATTTCTAATTTATCATTATTCTTAGGAAACAGCGATTTTATCGCATCCTCTGACACCATATATAAAAATCAACACAATTCTACAATAATTGATGGTGTCCAGTATAACGACGAAAAGGAATTTCATGATAcgaatttcataaatttaagCTTAGTGCCTAGTTATGCCTTAACTGATAATTTGCCAAGTAGTGATTTCGAGGAAACATTGCAACCGGAAAGTGTATCTGAAATTAATGAAAGTGATATCACACTGACCGATATTTGTCAAAATGAACAACCCGGTATTAGAACTGAATTAACACAGCATTCAATAGATTTCGAACCAAGTAATTTGGAAGAGCCTTCCACTTCACAAAATGAAAAAACTTATTCTAGAAAACGTAAAGTTAATGAAGATCAATGGtgtagcaaaaaaaataaattacttaaaaattctGGTCAGGCTTACGAAGGTTGTCATACTAAAAAAAGGTATCCAAAAAAGACTATGGGTCCCGTATGTACGTGTAAAATGAACTGTGGCAGCAAATTTACCTCCTCCGAAAGGCaagatttatttgataaattctataaACTATCTGATCGAGAACATCAATGGATGTATATTATTAAGCATACTACAacagaaaatatcaaaagaatgACTCTGGAAAGGAAAAATAATCGCACTCagactattaaatattttttttctttaaatcagGTACAGGTCTTTgtttgtaagatattttttctaaacacTTTAAGCATTCATGAACAAATGGTATATACAGCAttagaaaaatttaaaacagaGGAAAGTATTACAGATTTCAGAGGTAAGCACAATAATAGACCACGAAAAATGAGCTCCGTCACTGAATCTAGTATTGAAAAGCACATTTCATTATTTCCTAAAGTAGAGTCTCATTATACAAGAAAAAGCTCAACTCGAGAATATTTATCACAGGACCTCAATATATCGAAAATGTATCGATTGTACACAGGTTGGTTTCCACAGCAAAATTTTGTTGATGCTAAGATGGCGACTAAACGTCAATATGAAACCACATTTAATACGAAATACAACTACTCCTTTTTTAAGCCAAAAAAAGATTATTGTTCCACATGTTTTGTATATGAGCAGTCCAGTCCATCAGAGAAACAAGCTCTTGAAGAAAGCTATAGACGGCATTTGCATAGAAAAGAGACAATTCGGCAGATTAAAAATGAGGAAAAAATTACAATTGACAAAAATGATAGCACAATTGCTATCTTTGACCTACAAAAGTGCTAA